From the Deltaproteobacteria bacterium genome, the window AAAGAACAACGTCAAGATCGGCCGGCAGATCGCCATCTGGGGGGAATCCCTGACCGAGCGGGTGGGAGATGTGATCCATCCAGACGATTCGCGATATGCCCTGGCCTTTTCCAACCTGGAAGACAGCCGGATCCCCCAGTGGATGATCCGGTCTATCCATGATATCGACCCACTGAGCTCCAGTTTTGAATGGATCGTCAATCCCCTTCTGGTGGACGATAAATACCGAGTCAATCGATCGGCCCAGTTCGCCAACCCCATTGCCAATCAATCCGGGCAGCGATTCGCCATTAATCCCGAGGACCGGTTCCTGCCCCCCAATTCCGTGGGGAACACCCTCATTTTTCCCCAGGCACCGGGAACGGCATCGCCACCATTCTCCAGGGGATGGACGCAACTGCCTTCTTTTATCCCCGGACCCATGGCCGGAAAATGGGTGCCAACAGAAATTCCCACGGTCAAAGATATTTACCCGGATAACACCATCAACGACACCCGCTTCGGCTTCAGGACCAGCACCACTGCCGGTGGCTATATGTTCGGCCTGACCTACTGGCATACCCAGAATTATGACCCCCTGGTCAAGCGAGGTAATTTGACCGGAAATTTAATTCAAACCGGACCGGACACCTTCCTGCCGGAGCGACAATACACCCTGGTCCATCCCACAATGGACATCATCGGCGGTTATATGAACAAGCAGCTTCCCTGGCCGGGGGTGGTCCGGGGCGAGGCTATCTATTCACCGAACAAGCCTTTCAATACCTTTGATCCAAACGTTTTCGATGGCATCGTAACCCGGGACTACTTCAAATATATGGTGGCTTATGACCTCAACAGCTTCCTCTATTTCGATTGGCATAAGACCGCACCCATCGACATCTCCGTCGAGCATGTAGGGGAGTATATTCCCAACGCCGACAATCTGCAGTACGCTATCTACGCCACCAAGCAACCGTCCTATGTGCCCCGTTTCAACGGCCGCATCTCGACCAACTGGCTCTACAACCTCATCTCCACCGAACTGGTCGTCAGCTACTGGCCCTGGGCCAACAGCGGGCTGATCATGCCGGCCGTAAAATGGACCCCCGGCTGGTGGAATCAAAAGTTCTCCGCGGAATTAAAGTACATCAATGTCTATGGGGATAACAACTATGAAGGGTTGGGCATTCTGCGGACCAAGGATATGATCGTGCTCACCACCCAATTTAATTTTTAAGGTTTAAGGAGGTACAAACCAATGCATAAGAAAACTCTGAAATTTTGGACGCTGCTGATGGCTGCCCTGATAATATCGAGCTTCCTCGGGGCCTCGTTGTCCTTCAGCCAGGAAATGCCCAAACCTGGGGAGAAGATCGATAAGAGTAACTATAAAAAATATGCCCATCTTTTCCCGGAGGAATGGGCTCGGGCCTTCGAAGATGGCTGGGGCATTATGTCCCCCATCCATATGAATGTCACGGCTACGAAGCCTGCGCCGGAGCCTAAGGCATTTCTCGACCTTTCTGCAAAGAACAAAGGTAAGTTCGGCCTCGACGCCGAAGGAAACGTGACAGGGGGATGGGCCTATGACGGTTTTCCTTTTCCCGATCTCGACAGGAACGACAAGAACTTCGCCATCAAGTACATGTGGAATTTTCAGGCTAGATATATTTGGGATGACACCCATGAAAACGGCGTCTCTTTTGAAAGGAGGAGAGGAGAGGACGTGAGATATAATATGCTAGAGCAAATATGGGTTTATTTTAAAAACCGTATCAGCTGCAACCCCAAGCCGGTCATGCCGAACCCTAATGGCCTCTTCAGGGCTCAACTTCTCCACTTCAAGAAGCCGGACTCCATAAAAAATACCATGAACCTAAGCTACAGGCATGCGGACCCGAAAAAACCTGACGAAACTTACATTTACTTGCCGAGCATGAGACGGGTCCTAAGGGCGGAGGCGGGTCAAAGATCGACACCCCTGCTTGGTTCCACGCAGGCGCTTGATGACTTTAACGGATTTGATGGCAATACCAATGAGTTTACTTATACCATCGTCAAAGAACAGAAGGTGCTGGCGATCATGAGAGGGGTGAAGCTGACCATGAATGAGGCGATGGGCTGGAATAAGAAAGATGTGCCCTTCCCCTATGACGGCTATGAAATCAGGGACGCCTATGTAATCGACATAAAGCCGAAGGACCCCAGGTATCCCCAAAGCAAAAAGCGGATCTGGATCGACAAAGAAGCCCGGAATGCATTGTACACAATCGCCTGGGACCGGGCAGGAAAGGTATGGAAGCTTTGGCAGGAAGCATATAAGGTTCTTCCCGTAGGAAATGATACTTTTCTTGCTGTAAATGGCGTCTTCGGGCTCGATGTCCAATTTGGTTTGGTTACCTACTTCTTATCGGACAGTGAAATAAACACCTGCCGTTATGATTACAACGATGTGACACCGCAGGCCCTTTTAAAGAGGGCCAGATAATCGGAACAGGTTTAAGGTCCAAGGTTTGAGGTGTAAGGCGTAAAGACCCAATACCTTGGACCTTGGACCATCTGGTGAGAAAAAACTCTGAGTTGGGGGGGAATCTTGTTCCGGCTTCAAAGCCGCCCTTTAAGCAAGACATGCGCAAGTTTCTGGATCACCTGATCAACCGTGTAAAAGGACTGCCGGTTGATATCCGACTCTCCACGGAAGCCTTCCGCGACAAGATAAAGCCCTTGGCCCCGGAGGTCCTTATTTTGGCCCTCGGGGCCGAACCCATCATTCCCGACCTCCCGGGTATTACCATGCCGCAAGTGACATGGGCCGGGGATGTGCTGCTGGGGACCGGGAAGGTTGGCAATCGTGTCGTAATACTGGGCGGCGGACTGGTAGGCTGCGAAACGGCACTTTTTCTGTCTGGGCTGGGTAAGGAAGTAACCGTGGTGGAGATGAAAGATGAAGCGGCCGGCGACCAGAATGCCATAAGCCGGACTCTGCTGCTCGAACTGCTGTCCAAACAGGGCGTTGAGATCAGGAAAGGGATGACAGTCGAAGAAATTATGGAAGATGGAGTCCGGATTGTTGATAAAGGGCACAAACAGAGGCAAATACCCGCCGGGTCGGTCGTCCTGGCCCTCGGTTTGAAGTCACGGACGGATGTGCTGGAGGAACTGCAAGGGTTGGCGCCGGAGGTGTATGTCATCGGGGATTGCCTGCGTTCCCGAAAATTGATGGACGCTATTCATGAGGCCTTTAACATGGCCATTGAGCTATAAAAAAGTTTGATATTTTCACAAAACCAAAACAGATATTAGAGAAGAAAGGAAAAAAAATGAAAAAGGTAAAATTAGTCGACATGAGTCAACCTTTCGGACATGGTACGCCCCTGTGGCCTTATTTTCCGGAAGTCAAAATCGAGCGATTCCATTATCACGCCAAATCCGGTGTGCTGACCCAGTGGATCACTGCCCCGATGCACTGCTCCACCCACGCCGATTCCCCGATCCATGTACTCCCTGCAAATAAGCTCAAGGGTCCTATGTATACCCATGAAATACCTCTGGAGAACTATTACGGGACCGGGGTGGTCGTGTCCATTCCCAAACCGAAATGGGGAGTTATTACCCCCGATGATCTTGAAAAGGCCCGGCCTAAAATTGAAAAAGGCGATATCGTTATCATCAACAGTGGATGGCACAAGTATTTTGCCGATACGGATGAATACTTCTGCTATTCCCCGGGATTATATAAAGAAGCGGGGGAATGGTTTGTGGAGAAGGGCGTCAAGGCAGTGGGGGTTGACCAGCAGGCCCTGGATCATCCATTGGCCACGGCCATAGGTCCACACGGCCCCGGGCCGATTCGTCCGGATATCTGCGCCGAGTATAAGAAAGAGACAGGCCGAGAGGCAAAAGAGGACTTCCCGCTCTGGGAGCCGTGCCATAAGCTGCTCCTTGGCAATGGTATTATGGGTTATGAAAATGTGGGCGGCGATATGGATCAGGCAACGGGGATGAGATGCACCATAGCCGGATTCCCCATAAAATGGGTGGGCGGGGATGGCTCCATGATCAGGCTGGTGGCCATAATAGATCAAGGGGACCAATAGACGGTAAATACGGTCCCCCAGACGACATCGCATAAAGCATGAAGGAGCCCGATATGGTCAAATCAATCGTATCCATAGCTAAAGAGGATGATGTTGAAAAGTTAGTAACCGAGGTGCTGGCCCCTTTTGGCGGTGTTAAGGGCCTGATCAAACCCGGGTCCACGGTAGTCATAAAGCCGAATGCCGGTCATGTCGGAGGACCGGAGACCAGTATCAACACCAACCCCGAACTGGTAGCGGTCCTGATTAAAGAAATTCGAAAGGCTAAGCCCAAAGTAATTATCCTGGCGGAGGCCTCGGCCGTAGGCTGCGATACCATGGAATGCCTAAGGGTAAGTGGTATTCTGAAGGCGGCCCAAGAGGCCGGGGTAGACCAGGTAATTGATATCAAGAGTGAGACGGATCTCCTCAATCTTCCTATTAGAGATGCCCGCTCCGATATCACCAAGGTACGCCTGCCTCGTTTTTTGTTGGAGGCGGAGCATATCGTCAATGTTCCTATATTTAAATCCCATTGCAGCATTGTTTTTACCTTAGCTTTAAAGAATATCAAAGTAGTGGTTCAGGTCAAGGTCCATTACCAAATGCATCAGACGGATCTCGCCAAGGCCATGATGGATCTCTGGTCGATGATCAAAGCCGACATCAACATAGCCGATCTTATCCGCCCCGCAGAGGGATTTGGTCCCCATTCCACAATTCCCCGAGACTTCGGATGCCTGGTGGCTGGTAAAGATCCCGTGGCCGTTGATGCCACCGTCTGCCGCATGGTGGGCCTTGACATCAAGCAGGTCGCCTATTTTGAGCCTGCCAGGGAAAGGGGACTCGGAAATTACGATGAAACCCTCATAGAGGTACGCGGGAAAACCATACAAGAAGTCTTTCAGCCTTTGTGGTTGCCGTACCTGGAGGGGGTAGAAAAATACCCTGAATACGATATAGACACTGAAAATGCCTGTAGCAGTTGTTTGTCTTTGGTAGGACTCACGATGGAGAAGCTAAAGTCCCTTAGTGAATATGATAAAAATAAGGATGTTCATATTTTTGTAGGCCGGAAGAAAGCGATTCCGGAAGGATTGGATCCCTATAAGGTGATCCTCTTTGGCGATTGTCTGAAAAAATACCGAAAGAAAGGTGTGTTTGTGGGCGGTTGCCCACCGGCTGAACCCCATCCGCTATGGGCGATTGTGGACCGAAAGGACCAGACGGATATCGATGATGTCGATTTTCGACCAAGGATGGCCAGAGAGGATCCTTTTTTCAAAACCCACATGCAGAAGCTGTACAAGGAGCATAAAGAAAAATAAAAGGAGAAAAAAAGATGAAGTTATTAGGCTTAGGTTGTGGAAGAAGAATGGGGAACAGCGAGATTCTTATGAAAGAGGCGCTCATGGCCGCTGAGGCTACGGGAGATATCGAGGTGGAACACATTCACCTCCATGATCTCAAGCTCAAACCCTGCACCGGCTGTGAGAAATGCACTCAGAGTCTGTCAAAAGGGGGAAAGGGGGAATGCTGGCAAAAGGACGATATGCCCTTTCTCCGGGAAAAGTTTTCCGAGTGTGACGGAATGATCATCAGTGCGCCGGTTTTCGAACTGAGGCCACCGGGACTGTATTGTGTAATGAATGACCGTTTCCTGGGTTTCGGCCCTAAGTATCTGATGGGTCTTTTCCAAAGACCCAAAAGGGCCGGGGCCCTCATTTCGGTCGGGGGGTCCGACTGGGTCCAACTGGCCCTGCCCCAAATGAACCTGGCCATGTTTATGCTCAACTTCAAGGTTGTGGATCAATATCAGGAGATGTGGACCGGCCGGCCCGGTCACACCCTTTTCCACGAAGAGGCCATTGCCCGGGCAAACCAGTTGGGCAAGAATATCGCCACGGCCATGAAAAAGCCTCCGGAAAAAATGGAATTTAAAGGGGAGGACCCGGGGATGTGCCCTTACTGCCATTCCAACCTGCTTTTAACCAGAGGAAAGAATATTGTGGAGTGTCCTATCTGCGCCATTCGGGGTGAATTGGAAATGAAAGGCGGAGAAATCAGCGTGGCTTGGTCAAAGGAAGATATCCGGATGATTAAATGGGAGCCCCTGGGCACGGGAGAACATTTCAAGCACATCATGGAAAGGCATATGTACTTCGAGGAGAACAAGGACAGCCTAAAACCCCAGCTTGATAAATACAAAGCCTACAAATCTTATTCGCGTCCACCAAAGACTGAGTAATGGGGCACCACGAAGCATGGAAACAGGTTCAAGGTACAGGGTTCAAGGTTTTTCATGCTTGCAACTTGTAACTTGAAACTTTCTTTTTGAATTAATGAAGGAGATAAAAAACTGTGGAGAAACTGATTATCACCGCCGCACTGACCGGCAATATTACCCTGCCCACCCAGACCCCCTACCTGCCGCTGACCCCGCAGCAGATCGTCGATGAGGCCGTTCGGGCGGCCGAGGCCGGGGCGGCTTCGGTGCACATCCACGGCCGGGACCCCAAGACCGCCAAGCCGACTACCGATCCGGCCGTCTACCGGGAGATCGCCGAAGGCATTAAGGCCCGCAGCAACGTGATCGTCTGCATCACCACCGGCGGCACGGCCGATATGACTCCGGCCGAACGGGCCCAGGTCGTTCCGGCCCTGAAGCCGGAACTGGCCACCTTCAACACCGGCTCCATCAACTTTTCCATCCACCCCATCGCCGACCGGTATAAGGATGAGGATTACAAGTATTCCTGGGAGAAGGAATTCGCTGCCGGGACCAAGGACTTCATTTTCCGGAATACCTTCGGCGACCTGGAAAAGCTTTGCCGGATCATGGAAGAAAACCAGACCAAGCCCGAATTCGAGGTCTATGACGTGGGCCACCTCTACAACCTGAGTTTTCTCATCCGGCGCAATATCGTCAAGACTCCTGTCTGGCTGCAGTTTGTGACCGGGATCCTGGGTGGGATCGGTTCGGCCCTGGAGGATATCCTCTATTTGAAGCAGACGGCCGACCGGTTGATCGGTCCGGCTAATTATCAATGGTCGGTCATTGGCGCCGGCTATCCGGCCGAATTCCAAGCCGCTACAATGGCCATTATGCTAGGCGGTCATGCCCGGGTGGGGATGGAGGATAATATTTTCATTGCCCGAAAAATCCTGGCCAAGAGCAATGTAGAGTTGGTGGAAAAGGTCGTCAGAATTGCCCGGGAGCTGGAGCGGGAAGTCGCCACGCCCGACGAGGCCAGGGAAATTTTAGGGCTTAAGGGCCGGGAGAAGGTGAATTATTAATGATAAGATTTTTAAGCATGAAACTGAAGAGGGCATCGGAGGTATTTTTTGGGAAAAAGGACTGTATTTGAACAGCCGTGACCGGGATCCGTTATCCGTGACCGTTATCCGTTGACCGTTTCAAGTCGAACTCCCGACGTATTTCTTTTGGTAATGTCTCTTCGAACTAAAAAGGCCAGGAATAAGGATTTAATGGGAATAAAGCCGATACATCGGTATCGGCCGGGTTACTGTGTATTTCGTGGGGGGACCCGATCTGAGCAATCCGGCCCTGGGAATAGACGATGATCTTGTCAGCAATGGCATAGGCCTCCTGGAGGTCATGGGTTACCAGGACCACCGGGATATCAAATTCCTTCTGGATCTTTTTTAAAAATTTTTGCAGCTCCAGACGCAAGGGATTATCCAGGGCCGAAAAGGGCTCATCGAGGAGGAGAAGGCCGGGCCTCCGGATGAGGGCTCTGGCCAGGGCCACCCGCTGCTGCTGTCCACCGGAAATTTCAGCGGGATACCTGGTTTCCAGGCCGTCCAGATGGAAGGCGGCAATCATTTTTTTGACCTCTTCTTCCCGTTGATCCTTTTTTAAGCCCCCTGCTCCATAAAGGATGTTCCCCCTGACTGTCATGTGGGGGAATAAGGCCAGGTTTTGGAATACATAGCCGACGGACCGTTCCTGGGTAGAAAGGTTGATTCCCGAGCGGCTGTCAAAAAGAAACCGGTTACCGGAATAGATCCACCCTTCATCGGCTTGGACCAAACCGGTAATCAATTGCAGGGTCATTGACTTTCCGGCACCGGAGTATCCGAAGAGGACGGCCAGTTCGTTGCCCATGGCCCACTCGACATCCAGTTTGAACCCGTTGACCTGCTTGCGGAGTTTGAGGGAAAGGGCCATCAGAGGGTTTTCCTGCTGTACCGGTTGGCCAGGTAAAGGAAGAAGCCGGAAAGGCCCGTTAAAAAAAGGACCAGGATGTTGGCCTGGGACCACTCGCCGCTGCCGGCCAGGGTATAGATGGAAAGGGGCAGGGTGTTGGTTTTCCCGGGGATGTTCCCGGCGATCATCAGAGTGGCCCCGAATTCGCCTATGGCCCGGGCAAAGGAGAGGACTGTCCCGGCGATGATCCCCTTCCTGGCCAGGGGGATGACGACCCGGACTACCGTCTCCCATTCCGAATGCCCCAGGGTATAGGAGGCGTTGATCAGGTTTCGGTCCACCGACTCCATGGCCGCCCGGCTGGTCTTGATCATCAAGGGCAGGGCGACGACAAATGAGGCCAGGGTTGCGGCGTACCAGGTGAACATCAGGCTCCAGCCCGTCCACTCATAAAGGATACTCCCCAGAACCCCTCGCCTTCCAAATAAAATAATCAGATAATATCCGGTAACAGTCGGTGGCAGGACCAGGGGAAGGGTGAAAAGAACGTCCACCAATTCCTTTCCCTTAAAATCCTTTCTGGCCAGAAAATAGGCAATGGGTATACCAATGAGGATGATAAAACAGGTCGCCGTCAGGGCGACTTGCAGCGAAAGGCGCAAGGAGAACCAGGTCGAATCATCCATTATTTCGTTTTTCCTTGAACGTTTTTAAATCCGTGGCGTTGGAGAATATCCTTCCCTTCCCTGGATAGTATCAGGGCAATAAATTCTTTGGCCAGGCTTTCCTTTTTCGTCCCCCGGATAATCGCTACGGGATAACGGATCGGCTGGTGGCTGCCTTCCGGGGCAACCAAAGCCAGAGTGACCTCCTTGGAACGGGTTCGGGCATCCGTTGCATAAACCAGCCCGGCATCGCATTCTCCCCGGGCTACATAGTCCAATACCTGGCGGACATTTTCAGCCAGGATCAGTTTTTCCCTCAATCCCTCCCAGAGTTTAAGACGGGTTAACGCCTCCTGAGCATATCTGCCGGCCGGAACGGTTTTAGGATTTCCGAGGGCGATTTTCTTGATCTTCTTTTCCTGCAGTTCGGTAAAGGATTTCAATCGAAGGGCTGGGCCGCCGGGGGTGATGAGTACCAGGGTGTTACCGGCGAAATCGGTTCTGGAACGGGTTTTAATCAAACCCTGGCCTTGGAGTTTATCCATGTCCCCGGAGGCCGCGGAAGCGAATAAGTCCACCGGCGCTCCGGCCTCGATTTGACGGACCAGGTCTCCGGATGCGCCGAAATTAAAGAGCACCTTAACCCCTTTATGGCCGCCTTCAAAGATCCATCCCATCTCTTCGAAGGCATTTTTAAGACTGATGGCGGCGGAAACGGTCAACTCCTCGACAGAAGCCGAATAGACGTTTGGTGAGACGGCTGAAATGAGTAAGACCATGAGAAGACCGAGAATAATTTTTTTTATGATCGACATGCAAGTGCACTCCTTTTTCCGTCTCCCCGGCATGCTTTAAGCTTGTCCCCGAATGTCGTAATCGGGGAGCGAAATCCAGGGACCTTGATCTCCCATTTCTTGAAAATACTGGATTCCCGATAAAGACGCTCGGGAATGACGAGTTTTTACCAGACCATTATTAATGATTCGGTCTCATTCTGAATTCTGGCTCCTGGCTTCTGAATTCAAGAATATCTCTGATTAGATTGTTTATCCGTTTCCGACAGGGCTTTCAGCCAGGCCATGGCGGCTTCAGTCTGAGAGAGGCGAAACTGGAGGGCCTGGATTTCCATAAAAGCTTCCATCGATTTTGCCTTAGAATGCATTCTTTGGGATTTTTCTTCCAATAGGGATATCTGGGCCTCGATAAGCCGTGTTTCCGCTCCCCGACCCTGTGTGCGGGCGAAGTGGAGTTTGCAAAGAAATTCCAGCCGCAGATCGCGCATGTGCGGAACCGGCTGGCGTACCCAGTTCTTAAAAATTTTTATGCCCTTGGGAGTCAGGGTGAAGATCTTCCGATCCGGCCGTTTTTCCTGTTCGTGACGCTGATGGATAACCAATTCTTCCTGCTCCAGCCGGGACAAAAGGGCATAGACCTGGCTGAGGCCAAGGGTCCAGATGGATACTAAATTCTTGGAAAGATTTTGATAAATGTCATATCCGTGGGTCGGTCCTTTCCCTAAGGCACCCAGTACGGCATATTCCGCGGGGTTACGATCCTGTTCCGGAGGGGAAATATTTTTAGAATGAATATTCATAATGTGAATATATCCTCCTATCAAGGCGCTGTCAACTGTTTTTAGTGCGAAAATAGCATTTAGGGGTCAGGGATCAGGGGTCAGGGGTCATTAGAAGACAAAGTTGCAAGTTTCAAGTTGCAAGAGTAAAAGCTTTGAACCCAGTACCTTGCCCATAGCTCGTAGCCTATTGCTTATAACCCATCACCTAAACAAAATTTTCATGCTTCGTGGTGACCCAATGGGTCATGAA encodes:
- a CDS encoding DUF362 domain-containing protein, whose amino-acid sequence is MVKSIVSIAKEDDVEKLVTEVLAPFGGVKGLIKPGSTVVIKPNAGHVGGPETSINTNPELVAVLIKEIRKAKPKVIILAEASAVGCDTMECLRVSGILKAAQEAGVDQVIDIKSETDLLNLPIRDARSDITKVRLPRFLLEAEHIVNVPIFKSHCSIVFTLALKNIKVVVQVKVHYQMHQTDLAKAMMDLWSMIKADINIADLIRPAEGFGPHSTIPRDFGCLVAGKDPVAVDATVCRMVGLDIKQVAYFEPARERGLGNYDETLIEVRGKTIQEVFQPLWLPYLEGVEKYPEYDIDTENACSSCLSLVGLTMEKLKSLSEYDKNKDVHIFVGRKKAIPEGLDPYKVILFGDCLKKYRKKGVFVGGCPPAEPHPLWAIVDRKDQTDIDDVDFRPRMAREDPFFKTHMQKLYKEHKEK
- the modB gene encoding molybdate ABC transporter permease subunit, whose amino-acid sequence is MDDSTWFSLRLSLQVALTATCFIILIGIPIAYFLARKDFKGKELVDVLFTLPLVLPPTVTGYYLIILFGRRGVLGSILYEWTGWSLMFTWYAATLASFVVALPLMIKTSRAAMESVDRNLINASYTLGHSEWETVVRVVIPLARKGIIAGTVLSFARAIGEFGATLMIAGNIPGKTNTLPLSIYTLAGSGEWSQANILVLFLTGLSGFFLYLANRYSRKTL
- a CDS encoding FAD-dependent oxidoreductase, with the protein product MRKNSELGGNLVPASKPPFKQDMRKFLDHLINRVKGLPVDIRLSTEAFRDKIKPLAPEVLILALGAEPIIPDLPGITMPQVTWAGDVLLGTGKVGNRVVILGGGLVGCETALFLSGLGKEVTVVEMKDEAAGDQNAISRTLLLELLSKQGVEIRKGMTVEEIMEDGVRIVDKGHKQRQIPAGSVVLALGLKSRTDVLEELQGLAPEVYVIGDCLRSRKLMDAIHEAFNMAIEL
- a CDS encoding ATP-binding cassette domain-containing protein, which gives rise to MALSLKLRKQVNGFKLDVEWAMGNELAVLFGYSGAGKSMTLQLITGLVQADEGWIYSGNRFLFDSRSGINLSTQERSVGYVFQNLALFPHMTVRGNILYGAGGLKKDQREEEVKKMIAAFHLDGLETRYPAEISGGQQQRVALARALIRRPGLLLLDEPFSALDNPLRLELQKFLKKIQKEFDIPVVLVTHDLQEAYAIADKIIVYSQGRIAQIGSPHEIHSNPADTDVSALFPLNPYSWPF
- a CDS encoding flavodoxin family protein; the encoded protein is MKLLGLGCGRRMGNSEILMKEALMAAEATGDIEVEHIHLHDLKLKPCTGCEKCTQSLSKGGKGECWQKDDMPFLREKFSECDGMIISAPVFELRPPGLYCVMNDRFLGFGPKYLMGLFQRPKRAGALISVGGSDWVQLALPQMNLAMFMLNFKVVDQYQEMWTGRPGHTLFHEEAIARANQLGKNIATAMKKPPEKMEFKGEDPGMCPYCHSNLLLTRGKNIVECPICAIRGELEMKGGEISVAWSKEDIRMIKWEPLGTGEHFKHIMERHMYFEENKDSLKPQLDKYKAYKSYSRPPKTE
- a CDS encoding PadR family transcriptional regulator; translation: MNIHSKNISPPEQDRNPAEYAVLGALGKGPTHGYDIYQNLSKNLVSIWTLGLSQVYALLSRLEQEELVIHQRHEQEKRPDRKIFTLTPKGIKIFKNWVRQPVPHMRDLRLEFLCKLHFARTQGRGAETRLIEAQISLLEEKSQRMHSKAKSMEAFMEIQALQFRLSQTEAAMAWLKALSETDKQSNQRYS
- a CDS encoding cyclase family protein; translation: MSQPFGHGTPLWPYFPEVKIERFHYHAKSGVLTQWITAPMHCSTHADSPIHVLPANKLKGPMYTHEIPLENYYGTGVVVSIPKPKWGVITPDDLEKARPKIEKGDIVIINSGWHKYFADTDEYFCYSPGLYKEAGEWFVEKGVKAVGVDQQALDHPLATAIGPHGPGPIRPDICAEYKKETGREAKEDFPLWEPCHKLLLGNGIMGYENVGGDMDQATGMRCTIAGFPIKWVGGDGSMIRLVAIIDQGDQ
- the modA gene encoding molybdate ABC transporter substrate-binding protein — its product is MKKIILGLLMVLLISAVSPNVYSASVEELTVSAAISLKNAFEEMGWIFEGGHKGVKVLFNFGASGDLVRQIEAGAPVDLFASAASGDMDKLQGQGLIKTRSRTDFAGNTLVLITPGGPALRLKSFTELQEKKIKKIALGNPKTVPAGRYAQEALTRLKLWEGLREKLILAENVRQVLDYVARGECDAGLVYATDARTRSKEVTLALVAPEGSHQPIRYPVAIIRGTKKESLAKEFIALILSREGKDILQRHGFKNVQGKTK
- a CDS encoding 3-keto-5-aminohexanoate cleavage protein, with protein sequence MEKLIITAALTGNITLPTQTPYLPLTPQQIVDEAVRAAEAGAASVHIHGRDPKTAKPTTDPAVYREIAEGIKARSNVIVCITTGGTADMTPAERAQVVPALKPELATFNTGSINFSIHPIADRYKDEDYKYSWEKEFAAGTKDFIFRNTFGDLEKLCRIMEENQTKPEFEVYDVGHLYNLSFLIRRNIVKTPVWLQFVTGILGGIGSALEDILYLKQTADRLIGPANYQWSVIGAGYPAEFQAATMAIMLGGHARVGMEDNIFIARKILAKSNVELVEKVVRIARELEREVATPDEAREILGLKGREKVNY
- a CDS encoding DUF1329 domain-containing protein, whose amino-acid sequence is MHKKTLKFWTLLMAALIISSFLGASLSFSQEMPKPGEKIDKSNYKKYAHLFPEEWARAFEDGWGIMSPIHMNVTATKPAPEPKAFLDLSAKNKGKFGLDAEGNVTGGWAYDGFPFPDLDRNDKNFAIKYMWNFQARYIWDDTHENGVSFERRRGEDVRYNMLEQIWVYFKNRISCNPKPVMPNPNGLFRAQLLHFKKPDSIKNTMNLSYRHADPKKPDETYIYLPSMRRVLRAEAGQRSTPLLGSTQALDDFNGFDGNTNEFTYTIVKEQKVLAIMRGVKLTMNEAMGWNKKDVPFPYDGYEIRDAYVIDIKPKDPRYPQSKKRIWIDKEARNALYTIAWDRAGKVWKLWQEAYKVLPVGNDTFLAVNGVFGLDVQFGLVTYFLSDSEINTCRYDYNDVTPQALLKRAR